A part of Aspergillus oryzae RIB40 DNA, chromosome 7 genomic DNA contains:
- a CDS encoding putative serine peptidase, family S28 (hydrolytic enzymes of the alpha/beta hydrolase fold) encodes MRFDLFLILSSLAILAGPAVGLGLFRGSRYMRELQLAAELNLDPRSLSKKNTVHSVLAKANTQIEKVTTEYITIPIDHNDTSVGTYQNRFWVNDDYYEAGRPIIMYDAGETNAESIAKNHLTSSLSFFRKILEDTHAMGIIWEHSRDTPPEHFKYLTTKQALEDIPYFARNFSRPKFAEHDLTPSSTPWVLVGGSYAGIRAAFARNKYPDVIFAAYSSSAPVQAQLNMSIYYDQVYRGLVGHGFENCAKDIHAALGYIDQQLSNNHTAAAIKKLFFGPGADQNSNEGFTAALATIYSYFQNYGLDGPEGTLRELCEHLEVDPTTKEAAGPDGFAPVRGSKHVAERWAAWPAFTPLVNNFMETNCRGLSDPAKPSCKLDMTYYDPDSISWSWQYCTEWGFYQSSNFGPHSLLSRYQTLEYQQEVCNNQFALAVANGVLPSYPQTEALNKEYGGWNIRPSNTFFTGGEFDPWRTLSMLTTEDIAPEVAPDGITFSTKIPNCGETSEDKVFGYLLKDSEHCYDFQGLSTEGKAARDLFKEALTKWLPCFKPSSSKASMVNVTQAEITKGAVM; translated from the exons ATGCGTTTCGACCTCTTTCTAATATTATCCAGTCTTGCTATATTGGCTGGCCCCGCTGTGGGCTTGGGGTTGTTTAGAGGATCTAGGTATATGCGAGAGCTGCAGCTGGCTGCTGAGTTGAACTTGGACCCCAGATCACTTTCCAAGAAAAATACTGTACACTCAGTGCTCGCAAAGGCCAATACTCAAATTGAGAAGGTTACTACAGAATACATCACG ATACCTATCGATCATAATGATACTTCTGTTGGCACATACCAAAACCGGTTCTGGGTGAATGATGACTACTACGAGGCTGGGCGTCCGATCATCATGTACGATGCCGGAGAAACAAATGCAGAGAGTATTGCCAAGAATCACTTGACATCGAGTTTGTCATTTTTCAGAAAAATCCTTGAGGACACTCACGCAATGGGAATTATATGGGAACATAG TAGAGATACACCGCCTGAGCACTTTAAATACCTTACGACCAAACAAGCCCTTGAGGATATCCCGTATTTTGCGCGAAACTTCAGCCGCCCAAAGTTCGCCGAGCATGATCTTACCCCCAGCTCCACACCCTGGGTCCTCGTCGGAGGTTCGTATGCTGGAATTCGGGCGGCTTTTGCCCGTAACAAGTACCCAGACGTTATCTTCGCTGCttattcttcctctgctcCGGTCCAGGCACAACTGAATATGAGCATCTACTATGACCAAGTCTACCGTGGTTTGGTCGGACATGGCTTTGAAAACTGTGCCAAGGATATCCATGCAGCTCTAGGTTATATAGACCAGCAACTGTCAAATAATCACACCGCTGCTGCTATCAAAAAGCTATTTTTTGGCCCCGGAGCTGACCAGAACAGCAACGAAGGCTTTACAGCAGCTTTGGCGACTATCTATAGCTATTTCCAGAACTATGGTCTTGACGGTCCTGAAGGAACTCTGCGTGAACTCTGCGAGCATCTGGAAGTGGATCCTACAACAAAGGAAGCAGCAGGTCCTGATGGCTTCGCTCCAGTCCGTGGAAGCAAGCATGTGGCTGAACGTTGGGCTGCATGGCCAGCGTTCACGCCATTGGTCAATAATTTTATGGAGACCAATTGCAGAGGACTTAGTGATCCTGCTAAGCCGTCTTGTAAGCTGGATATGACATATTACGACCCTGATTCCATTAGCTGGAGTTGGCAGTATTGCACTGAGTGGGGATTCTATCAAAGCAGCAATTTTGGCCCTCATTCACTGCTCTCCCGCTACCAGACCCTGGAGTATCAGCAGGAAGTATGCAATAACCAGTTCGCCCTGGCGGTCGCAAACGGCGTGCTGCCATCATACCCACAGACGGAAGCCCTCAACAAAGAGTACGGGGGCTGGAATATCCGACCGTCTAATACTTTCTTCACTGGTGGAGAGTTTGATCCATGGAGGACGTTGTCTATGCTGACCACTGAAGATATCGCGCCTGAAGTTGCGCCCGATGGAATCACGTTCTCTACCAAGATTCCGAATTGTGGCGAGACGAGCGAGGACAAAGTGTTCGGATACCTTCTCAAAGATTCTGAGCATTGCTATGATTTCCAAGGCTTATCCACAGAAGGAAAGGCGGCTCGT